The Apium graveolens cultivar Ventura chromosome 6, ASM990537v1, whole genome shotgun sequence genome contains a region encoding:
- the LOC141667993 gene encoding two-pore potassium channel 3-like has product MEKEPLLPFVKPKKLPVSPIPIPIPIPPPLYPLPENNEISMPLTPSEFKERLIFGTPKESLSSSSNLVDALTITPSSAENVKTSHQSWLADPNYPRHKSNLHRSKTAPAMAVINDFAHPVSEAKQPQFGSSISIVQQAVVLLILYLTLGVFIYWFCKDHFMAIETHPVVDGLYFCIVTMCTIGYGDITPNSTPAKLFSILFVLVGFGFIDILLSAMVSYVLDLQESYLLRSAKVGKEHEHDGRSYLIDFKKGRMRIRMKVGLALGVVVLCTGVGMTVMHFVEKLGWVDSFYLSVMSVTTVGYGDRAFTTMAGRIFASIWLLVSTLAVARAFLYLAEARVDKRHRRMAKWVLGQDLTVSQFLAADIDNNGFVSKSEYVIYKLKELGKVSEKDILQISQTFDRLDSGNCGKISLADLMENHH; this is encoded by the exons ATGGAGAAAGAGCCACTTCTTCCATTCGTTAAGCCTAAAAAACTACCAGTTTCACCAATACCTATACCGATACCAATACCACCACCACTTTATCCACTTCCAGAGAATAATGAAATTTCTATGCCTTTAACCCCATCAGAGTTTAAAGAACGTTTGATTTTCGGAACCCCGAAAGAGTCACTATCATCCTCTTCTAATCTTGTTGATGCCTTAACAATAACCCCTTCTTCTGCAGAAAATGTCAAAACTTCTCATCAATCTTGGTTGGCTGATCCTAATTACCCTAGGCACAAATCCAATCTTCATAGGTCGAAAACCGCCCCGGCTATGGCTGTGATTAATGATTTTGCACATCCTGTGTCCGAGGCGAAACAGCCTCAATTTGGTTCATCTATATCCATTGTTCAACAGGCTGTTGTTTTGTTGATTTTGTACTTGACACTTGGTGTGTTTATATATTGGTTCTGCAAAGATCATTTTATGGCGATTGAGACGCACCCGGTTGTTGATGGTTTGTATTTTTGCATTGTGACAATGTGTACGATTGGGTATGGGGACATCACTCCTAATAGTACTCCAGCTAAACTTTTTTCGATTTTGTTTGTGTTGGTTGGTTTCGGATTTATTGATATCTTGTTAAGTGCGATGGTTAGTTATGTTCTTGATTTGCAAGAGAGCTATCTTTTGAGAAGTGCTAAAGTTGGGAAAGAGCATGAGCATGATGGTAGATCGTATTTAATTGATTTCAAGAAGGGGAGGATGAGGATTCGTATGAAAGTGGGATTAGCGTTGGGGGTTGTGGTTCTTTGTACCGGAGTTGGAATGACTGTTATGCATTTTGTTGAGAAACTTGGTTGGGTAGATTCTTTTTATCTGTCGGTCATGTCAGTTACTACTGTTGGATATGGTGACCGGGCATTTACTACCATGGCTGGTCGGATTTTTGCTTCTATTTGGTTGCTTGTATCCACACTTGCAGTTGCTCGAGCCTTTCTTTACTTGGCTGAGGCTAGAGTGGATAAGCGTCATAGGAGGATGGCTAAATGGGTTCTTGGTCAGGATTTGACTGTTTCTCAATTTCTTGCTGCTGATATTGACAACAACGGATTTGTGAG TAAATCTGAGTACGTTATATACAAGCTCAAGGAGTTGGGCAAAGTGTCTGAGAAAGACATCTTGCAGATCAGCCAGACGTTCGACCGTCTAGACTCCGGAAATTGTGGAAAAATTAGCCTTGCCGATCTTATGGAAAATCATCACTGA
- the LOC141667994 gene encoding UDP-N-acetylglucosamine transferase subunit ALG14-like isoform X2, whose product MAINVLIIVTTVISLVVLRILYVVCWSSKPFRMKSIEPVSTLIILGSGGHTAEMLNLLSVLQANRLFPRHYIDAATDNMSLQKARVFEDSLADKIGDQTGETAQFLQIYRSREVGQSYVTSVGTTIFAVAHALLLMMKIKPQVILCNGPGTCIPLCAIAFFFKVLGIRWSSIFYVESIARGKRLSLSGIILYKLHIADQLFVQWPQLQKRERGVFASKLR is encoded by the exons ATGGCAATCAATGTTTTAATCATAGTCACTACAGTTATCTCGTTAGTTGTGCTTCGCATTCTTTATGTTGTCTGCTGGAGCAGCAAACCATTTCGAATGAAGTCTATAGAGCCTGTCAGTACACTAATTATCCTGGGTTCAG GGGGTCACACAGCAGAGATGCTAAACCTCCTGTCAGTTTTGCAAGCAAACCGATTATTTCCTAGACATTACATTGATGCCGCTACTGATAATATGAGTCTTCAAAAAGCACGGGTGTTTGAGGACTCTTTAGCTGATAAG ATAGGAGATCAGACAGGAGAAACTGCTCAATTCCTGCAGATATATCGTAGTCGTGAAGTAGGCCAGTCTTATGTAACCTCTGTCGGAACTACCATTTTTGCTGTTGCTCATGCCCTGTTGCTGATGATGAAAATTAAGCCCCAAGTG ATTCTATGCAATGGCCCCGGGACTTGTATACCTTTGTGTGCAATTGCATTCTTTTTCAAG GTGTTGGGAATAAGGTGGTCATCTATATTCTATGTGGAGAGCATAGCACGAGGGAAGAGGTTATCTTTAAGTGGCATTATACTGTACAAATTACACATTGCCGATCAGCTATTTGTGCAGTGGCCACAGCTACAAAAGAG GGAACGTGGAGTATTTGCAAGCAAACTTCGGTAG
- the LOC141667994 gene encoding UDP-N-acetylglucosamine transferase subunit ALG14-like isoform X1 translates to MAINVLIIVTTVISLVVLRILYVVCWSSKPFRMKSIEPVSTLIILGSGGHTAEMLNLLSVLQANRLFPRHYIDAATDNMSLQKARVFEDSLADKIGDQTGETAQFLQIYRSREVGQSYVTSVGTTIFAVAHALLLMMKIKPQVILCNGPGTCIPLCAIAFFFKVLGIRWSSIFYVESIARGKRLSLSGIILYKLHIADQLFVQWPQLQKRYPRAQYVGCLM, encoded by the exons ATGGCAATCAATGTTTTAATCATAGTCACTACAGTTATCTCGTTAGTTGTGCTTCGCATTCTTTATGTTGTCTGCTGGAGCAGCAAACCATTTCGAATGAAGTCTATAGAGCCTGTCAGTACACTAATTATCCTGGGTTCAG GGGGTCACACAGCAGAGATGCTAAACCTCCTGTCAGTTTTGCAAGCAAACCGATTATTTCCTAGACATTACATTGATGCCGCTACTGATAATATGAGTCTTCAAAAAGCACGGGTGTTTGAGGACTCTTTAGCTGATAAG ATAGGAGATCAGACAGGAGAAACTGCTCAATTCCTGCAGATATATCGTAGTCGTGAAGTAGGCCAGTCTTATGTAACCTCTGTCGGAACTACCATTTTTGCTGTTGCTCATGCCCTGTTGCTGATGATGAAAATTAAGCCCCAAGTG ATTCTATGCAATGGCCCCGGGACTTGTATACCTTTGTGTGCAATTGCATTCTTTTTCAAG GTGTTGGGAATAAGGTGGTCATCTATATTCTATGTGGAGAGCATAGCACGAGGGAAGAGGTTATCTTTAAGTGGCATTATACTGTACAAATTACACATTGCCGATCAGCTATTTGTGCAGTGGCCACAGCTACAAAAGAGGTATCCACGGGCTCAATATGTGGGCTGTCTAATGTAA